In the genome of Epinephelus lanceolatus isolate andai-2023 chromosome 18, ASM4190304v1, whole genome shotgun sequence, one region contains:
- the cdc27 gene encoding cell division cycle protein 27 homolog isoform X1, producing MTVLQEPVQAAVWQALNHYAFLDAVFLAERLYAEVRSEEALYLLATCYYRSGKPYKAYRLLKAHSCSTPQVRFLLAKCCVELSKLAEGEQVLIGGVLNKQKSQDDIITEFGDSASFTLSLLGHIYCKTDRVAKGAECFQRSLTLNPFLWSPFQNLCHLGEKPDPDQVFRLSSLQNSSIAPPPPSISPAQNPSNRLDTALMETPQDTLELNRLNLESSNGKLTSDLSVSYIDSSLISPETGSLLGNTVSMASAGTLLAKQNKPKSGRSLLGGPAALSPLTPSFGILPLEPSPGDPTYLQNYSATMETQSTAPSKKSVSRISQSKSVFSQSGNSRDVLPIPFNQSQTSAPHTSGSPQVLSPSMSGPPNVQPRRSSRLFTSASSTAKENSKKLKMKFPTKIPNRKTKCKSAKTSNSSNLNESLDILRLDPSLSLPDTKIPQYQRAAADSVMALLRELGRGYQALCSYNCREAINILTSLPPQHYNTGWVLTHIGRAYFELAEYTQAERLFSEVRRIESYRVEGMEIYSTTLWHLQKDVALSALSKDLTDMDKNCPEAWCVAGNCFSLQREHDIAIKFFQRAIQVDPSFAYAYTLLGHEFVLTEELDRALACFRNAIRVNNRHYNAWYGLGMIYYKQEKFNLAEIHFKKALSINPQSSVLLCHIGVVQHALKKSDAALETLNRAIGIDPKNPLCKFHRASILFANDKYKAALQELEELKQIVPKESLVYFLIGKVYKKLGQTHLALMNFSWAMDLDPKGANNQIKEAIDKRYLPEDEGETAAEVDDSQDSSIMTDADDTQLHTAESDDVL from the exons GCTGCAGTGTGGCAGGCTCTGAACCACTACGCCTTCCTGGACGCTGTTTTCCTGGCAGAGAGATTATACGCTGAAG TGAGGTCAGAGGAGGCCCTCTACCTGTTGGCTACATGTTACTACCGCTCGGGGAAACCCTATAAAGCTTACCGGCTGCTGAAGGCTCACAGCTGCTCCACGCCGCAGGTTCGATTCCTGTTGGCAAAGTGCTGCGTCGAACTCAGCAA gCTGGCTGAAGGAGAGCAGGTTCTGATTGGTGGAGTGCTGAACAAACAGAAGAGtcaggatgacatcatcacagagTTTGGAGACTCCGCCTCCTTCACACTGTCTTTACTGGGACACATCTACTG TAAGACAGATCGTGTTGCTAAGGGTGCAGAGTGTTTCCAGAGAAGTTTAACTCTCAACCCGTTCCTGTGGTCGCCTTTTCAGAACCTCTGTCACctag GTGAGAAACCAGATCCAGATCAGGTCTTTAGGTTGTCCTCTCTACAGAACTCCTCTatagccccgccccctccatcaATTAGCCCCGCCCAGAATCCCTCCAACCGTCTAGACACCGCCCTTATGGAGACGCCCCAGGACACACTG GAGTTGAATCGTCTGAATCTAGAATCTTCTAATGGAAAACTGACGTCTGATTTGTCGGTTTCTTACATCGACTCCTCCCTCATCTCCCCGGAGACCGGCTCCCTGTTGGGTAACACAGTTTCCATGGCGTCAGCAGGCACCTTATTGGCTAAACAGAACAAGCCCAAAAGTGGGCGGAGTTTACTTGGTGGACCTGCAGCACTCAGCCCGCTGACACCCAG ttTTGGTATCCTGCCCCTGGAGCCCAGCCCTGGAGACCCCACATATCTACAGAACTATTCAGCTACTATGGAAACACAGTCTACAGCTCCCAGCAAGAAG TCTGTCTCCAGGATCAGTCAGTCAAAGTCTGTCTTCAGTCAGAGTGGTAACAGCAGAGATGTCCTCCCCATCcccttcaaccaatcacagaccTCTGCTCCTCACACCAG TGGGTCCCCTCAGGTCCTAAGTCCCAGTATGTCTGGTCCTCCCAACGTTCAGCCCAGAAGAAGTTCCAGACTGTTTACTAGTGCCAGCTCTACTGCCAAG gagAACAGTAAGAAGTTAAAGATGAAGTTTCCTACAAAGATCccaaacaggaaaacaaaatgtaaatcagCAAAGACGTCAAACAGCAGCAACCTGAACGAGAGTCTGGACATCCTCAGACTGGATCCCAGTCTGAGTCTACCAGACACCAAGATCCCCCAGTACCAGAGAGCTGCTGCAG ACAGCGTGATGGCGTTGCTAAGGGAACTGGGGCGTGGTTACCAGGCGTTGTGCTCATACAACTGTAGAGAAGCCATCAACATCCtgacctccctccctcctcagcACTACAACACCGGCTGGGTACTCACACACATCGGCAGGGCTTACTTTGAACTGGCCGAGTACACACAG GCGGAGCGTCTGTTCAGCGAGGTTCGCAGGATCGAGTCGTACCGAGTCGAGGGGATGGAGATTTATTCAACCACACTGTGGCACCTGCAGAAAGACGTCGCCCTGTCCGCCCTGTCCAAAGACCTGACCGACATGGACAAGAACTGTCCTGAG gccTGGTGTGTAGCAGGAAACTGTTTCAGTCTTCAGAGGGAGCACGACATCGCCATCAAGTTCTTCCAGAGAGCCATCCAG gtggACCCGAGCTTTGCCTATGCGTACACTCTGTTGGGTCATGAGTTTGTCCTGACCGAGGAGTTGGATCGAGCACTCGCCTGCTTTCGCAATGCCATCAGAGTCAACAACAGACACTACAACGCATG gtatGGTCTGGGCATGATCTActacaaacaggagaagttCAACTTGGCAGAAATCCACTTTAAGAAAGCTCTGAGCATCAACCCTCAGagctctgtgctgctctgtcaCATCGGAGTG GTGCAGCATGCGTTAAAGAAGTCTGATGCGGCTTTAGAGACTCTGAACAGAGCGATTGGGATTGACCCCAAAAACCCGCTCTGCAAGTTCCACCGAGCCTCCATACTGTTCGCCAACGACAAGTACAAG gcAGCTCTTCAGGAGTTGGAGGAGTTGAAACAGATCGTTCCCAAAGAGTCTCTGGTTTATTTCCTCATAGGAAAG gtgtATAAGAAGCTGGGTCAGACTCACCTGGCTCTGATGAACTTCAGCTGGGCGATGGATCTGGATCCTAAAGGAGCCAATAACCAGATCAAAGAAGCCATCGACAAGAGATACCTGCCAGAGGACGAAGGTGAGACAG CTGCGGAGGTGGATGACAGTCAGGACAGCAGCATCATGACTGACGCAGATGACACGCAGCTCCACACGGCTGAGAGTGATGACGTCCTTTAA
- the cdc27 gene encoding cell division cycle protein 27 homolog isoform X2 produces MTVLQEPVQAAVWQALNHYAFLDAVFLAERLYAEVRSEEALYLLATCYYRSGKPYKAYRLLKAHSCSTPQVRFLLAKCCVELSKLAEGEQVLIGGVLNKQKSQDDIITEFGDSASFTLSLLGHIYCKTDRVAKGAECFQRSLTLNPFLWSPFQNLCHLGEKPDPDQVFRLSSLQNSSIAPPPPSISPAQNPSNRLDTALMETPQDTLELNRLNLESSNGKLTSDLSVSYIDSSLISPETGSLLGNTVSMASAGTLLAKQNKPKSGRSLLGGPAALSPLTPSFGILPLEPSPGDPTYLQNYSATMETQSTAPSKKSVSRISQSKSVFSQSGNSRDVLPIPFNQSQTSAPHTSGSPQVLSPSMSGPPNVQPRRSSRLFTSASSTAKENSKKLKMKFPTKIPNRKTKCKSAKTSNSSNLNESLDILRLDPSLSLPDTKIPQYQRAAADSVMALLRELGRGYQALCSYNCREAINILTSLPPQHYNTGWVLTHIGRAYFELAEYTQAERLFSEVRRIESYRVEGMEIYSTTLWHLQKDVALSALSKDLTDMDKNCPEAWCVAGNCFSLQREHDIAIKFFQRAIQVDPSFAYAYTLLGHEFVLTEELDRALACFRNAIRVNNRHYNAWYGLGMIYYKQEKFNLAEIHFKKALSINPQSSVLLCHIGVVQHALKKSDAALETLNRAIGIDPKNPLCKFHRASILFANDKYKAALQELEELKQIVPKESLVYFLIGKVYKKLGQTHLALMNFSWAMDLDPKGANNQIKEAIDKRYLPEDEAAEVDDSQDSSIMTDADDTQLHTAESDDVL; encoded by the exons GCTGCAGTGTGGCAGGCTCTGAACCACTACGCCTTCCTGGACGCTGTTTTCCTGGCAGAGAGATTATACGCTGAAG TGAGGTCAGAGGAGGCCCTCTACCTGTTGGCTACATGTTACTACCGCTCGGGGAAACCCTATAAAGCTTACCGGCTGCTGAAGGCTCACAGCTGCTCCACGCCGCAGGTTCGATTCCTGTTGGCAAAGTGCTGCGTCGAACTCAGCAA gCTGGCTGAAGGAGAGCAGGTTCTGATTGGTGGAGTGCTGAACAAACAGAAGAGtcaggatgacatcatcacagagTTTGGAGACTCCGCCTCCTTCACACTGTCTTTACTGGGACACATCTACTG TAAGACAGATCGTGTTGCTAAGGGTGCAGAGTGTTTCCAGAGAAGTTTAACTCTCAACCCGTTCCTGTGGTCGCCTTTTCAGAACCTCTGTCACctag GTGAGAAACCAGATCCAGATCAGGTCTTTAGGTTGTCCTCTCTACAGAACTCCTCTatagccccgccccctccatcaATTAGCCCCGCCCAGAATCCCTCCAACCGTCTAGACACCGCCCTTATGGAGACGCCCCAGGACACACTG GAGTTGAATCGTCTGAATCTAGAATCTTCTAATGGAAAACTGACGTCTGATTTGTCGGTTTCTTACATCGACTCCTCCCTCATCTCCCCGGAGACCGGCTCCCTGTTGGGTAACACAGTTTCCATGGCGTCAGCAGGCACCTTATTGGCTAAACAGAACAAGCCCAAAAGTGGGCGGAGTTTACTTGGTGGACCTGCAGCACTCAGCCCGCTGACACCCAG ttTTGGTATCCTGCCCCTGGAGCCCAGCCCTGGAGACCCCACATATCTACAGAACTATTCAGCTACTATGGAAACACAGTCTACAGCTCCCAGCAAGAAG TCTGTCTCCAGGATCAGTCAGTCAAAGTCTGTCTTCAGTCAGAGTGGTAACAGCAGAGATGTCCTCCCCATCcccttcaaccaatcacagaccTCTGCTCCTCACACCAG TGGGTCCCCTCAGGTCCTAAGTCCCAGTATGTCTGGTCCTCCCAACGTTCAGCCCAGAAGAAGTTCCAGACTGTTTACTAGTGCCAGCTCTACTGCCAAG gagAACAGTAAGAAGTTAAAGATGAAGTTTCCTACAAAGATCccaaacaggaaaacaaaatgtaaatcagCAAAGACGTCAAACAGCAGCAACCTGAACGAGAGTCTGGACATCCTCAGACTGGATCCCAGTCTGAGTCTACCAGACACCAAGATCCCCCAGTACCAGAGAGCTGCTGCAG ACAGCGTGATGGCGTTGCTAAGGGAACTGGGGCGTGGTTACCAGGCGTTGTGCTCATACAACTGTAGAGAAGCCATCAACATCCtgacctccctccctcctcagcACTACAACACCGGCTGGGTACTCACACACATCGGCAGGGCTTACTTTGAACTGGCCGAGTACACACAG GCGGAGCGTCTGTTCAGCGAGGTTCGCAGGATCGAGTCGTACCGAGTCGAGGGGATGGAGATTTATTCAACCACACTGTGGCACCTGCAGAAAGACGTCGCCCTGTCCGCCCTGTCCAAAGACCTGACCGACATGGACAAGAACTGTCCTGAG gccTGGTGTGTAGCAGGAAACTGTTTCAGTCTTCAGAGGGAGCACGACATCGCCATCAAGTTCTTCCAGAGAGCCATCCAG gtggACCCGAGCTTTGCCTATGCGTACACTCTGTTGGGTCATGAGTTTGTCCTGACCGAGGAGTTGGATCGAGCACTCGCCTGCTTTCGCAATGCCATCAGAGTCAACAACAGACACTACAACGCATG gtatGGTCTGGGCATGATCTActacaaacaggagaagttCAACTTGGCAGAAATCCACTTTAAGAAAGCTCTGAGCATCAACCCTCAGagctctgtgctgctctgtcaCATCGGAGTG GTGCAGCATGCGTTAAAGAAGTCTGATGCGGCTTTAGAGACTCTGAACAGAGCGATTGGGATTGACCCCAAAAACCCGCTCTGCAAGTTCCACCGAGCCTCCATACTGTTCGCCAACGACAAGTACAAG gcAGCTCTTCAGGAGTTGGAGGAGTTGAAACAGATCGTTCCCAAAGAGTCTCTGGTTTATTTCCTCATAGGAAAG gtgtATAAGAAGCTGGGTCAGACTCACCTGGCTCTGATGAACTTCAGCTGGGCGATGGATCTGGATCCTAAAGGAGCCAATAACCAGATCAAAGAAGCCATCGACAAGAGATACCTGCCAGAGGACGAAG CTGCGGAGGTGGATGACAGTCAGGACAGCAGCATCATGACTGACGCAGATGACACGCAGCTCCACACGGCTGAGAGTGATGACGTCCTTTAA